A window of Rhipicephalus microplus isolate Deutch F79 chromosome 8, USDA_Rmic, whole genome shotgun sequence genomic DNA:
CACTGCGAACCACTGGGAACTACGAAGCCTACGATTTCGTCACCAAATACCTGGGAGACGATGCCAAGTCCAAACATTCATACCCATGGCCGTTCGGAGGATTGTCAAGGCACTAAGATTAGCATTATAGCAGGGAACAGTGCTGAACTGCGACACCACCGTTTAAATCCCACAGGAGAGAAGACGAAAGTGCCAAACGGTATCTTGCCGTGCAGTGATGCCGCAGCTTCGGGACAGGAAGACTCGAATGCTGAGAAAAATGCTAACCACATCTTCATGAAGGAGCGACTTCAAGCTGATTGCGCTGATGAATTTCAAGGTAAGGAGGCCTCGTCCACACACACGTCTGAGTCAACGGAGCTGAGGTCAGAAGCTGTGCTGTCAGATACGAATCCCTCGATTGAACCTACGAGCGTGATGGAAGCGGAGACTTCTTCCTCCACTTCTAGACCATCGCCGAATAGAAACCTGCGTAGAAGCTCGGGTTCGCCAAGTTCCAGTCCATCTTCAGCTCGCCAGGTACCAGCGAAGAAGCTCCAGAAAGTCTGGGGCGCGTCCATGCTAGAATTACTGACGTCCTTGGCCGCGGATGACGTGGCTCTCGGGGCGGACGCATTTCGTGCCCCGGAGAAGCTGGACCAGTCGCCCCCACCGACTTCTCACTACCAAGATAATAGCGAAGACAGTTGGCGCACGAGATGCCAGAGGATACTATGTCCCCCCGACTGCGCTTACTGTCAAAGCGCCATTACGGAagccatcgaagtactcgaggaAGACCAGGACGCCTCGAATACACCAGAAGCATCACCCTTCCGTCCCGCCGATCACTCTGCTTTCCGTAATTTCAATTTTCCAAGCAGCGGGGAGGAGGACGCCCAGCGACAACTAGCGTCAAAGGCCGCGTTAGTAAGCCTAGCTCCCGCAAGAATGCTAAAACCTCAAGTATTGGATACCTGCACGTGGAAAGTACCTCTTTGCAAACGAGAAAGGCGCCGTGCTAGCATGACGTCCACATCCACAAGTCCTGAGCAGACCCTCCCCCCAAGGGTAATACTTCCACCATGTTCACAAGTTGGTGCGAGCAGCAGCAGCGCCTCGGCCAACGAGCTGCAAACATCAAACTTTTCAGAACCAGGGGCATCATTTCAAGTTCCAAATGCAGTAAGGCAACTGCTGCAACAGCTAGGTATGCCTTCGCAGACCGCTGTAGCTCTCCTCGACGAATGTCCCATACACATGGACAGAGGTGGTATCCCATTGACGCCGGCAAGCAGCAGAGTTGTGCGAAGCGTACTTGAAGATCCTGCTGGAACGCGCCTGCTTTTCAGTAACGTGCTTCAGTTCTTGGCGCAACAAGCTGCTTCAGGAAGGTCGTTGTTGTCTGCTGAACGAAGCGAGGAAGAGTTGACGAACCTGTTTAAAAGATGCTCAGAAGTACGCGAGGGCTATCAACGTCAGCTTCGGCTACTAGCTCTACCATGTAGCTCTGAGGAAAGCGAGCACGTTGAGCCTCGGACGTTATGGTCACCGCAACAAGTGGATGACGTCAAAAAAGAAATCCACTCCTTTTTGCAGCAAGTACAGCAGTTCTCGGAACAGGCGCAGCTTTTCTATCAACAAGCATTCATATTCGTTACCGACTTCAAGGCTTTTCAGTTGCGAGTTGAACACCTGAAGCAGGCCATCGAGAATGTTGCCAAGACTGTTCCACAGTCTGAAACGCTGAACGAAACGCAAGCCCCAAGGGATACACAAGGTACGCAAGCTAGCCTCGACGAGCTGCTCGGCGGCTTTCCTTTTATCGAGAGCTTTATTCGACTCGTTGAACGGTTCTCTCAACGACTCTTTTCTCGAGTGCAGGTTACCGAAGCTAGTGCAGTGACGGAAAGAACCCCCTCGCGGGCCACCTGCTGTTCCGAGGAAAAACAAGTTCCGCAGGGGTTTGAAGGTCGGTGTTCACCGCAACGAAACGGCACCTCTCGCCGAAGTGACAACCCGCCTACGTCCCCATGTTTCACACGTTCTCAACGACGCGGCTCTCGGGaaagtggtgacgtcatcaccaTTGCAGCCAAGGAAGTGCGCTGCGTGTTTATCGAAGATTTCGAGCAAGAAAGTATCTCAAAAAAAGTTCGTAATGAAGCTTCAGGTAGTTCAACTAGTTCACCGCAAAATGTGACGCGCTCTGTTTTGGGGTTCCCACCTGTCACTTCTGAGAGCCCGGGCTCCTTCGAAGGCGACAGTTCGGTGTCCCATGAAAAACCAGAACATCAAGAGGTCTTGGAACAAGTTCATCATGGAGCTTCGGAAGGTTCATTGTCAATTAGTGCTCCACGAAATGCGACGCCTTCTGTTTTTGTCTTCCCATCTGTGACCTCGGAAGGCCCAGGCTCCTTCGAAGGCGGCACTTCGCCATCCCACCAAACACGAGGTCCTAGTACTACGCAAGACATGGTGGCATGCCCGTCAGAAAATGTGACACCACAATTTCCGCCGGAGAAGTCTCAAGAATTCGCAAAGTCGTCATCTTCGCAAGAGGCAAAAGCGTCATCAGAAAAGACCGAGTCTTCACGTGACCATCCTCCTTCACCAAATGCTTTCGAAAAACTGTGGCGGTCATTTTCGTTCCGCAAACGTTCCGGGTAAACTGAAACAAAGGTCGTAAAGTGCAAGACTGCTGGACTATTTTGCGCCACGCTTCCTCCAATGCCCTTCTTCTACACCTCCTTTTACTGTTGGTTCCTGTTACCACTGACATTTACGTGATGTATGCGTGTTCTGTGCGTGGTATTCGACAAAAGGCATCGCCAAGAATGACTGCATGTGCTGGCTCGATAAACGTCTTCCAGAGTGTTGTCAAACTATTGCGAGACTGGTATCGTATGTGTTGGTGTGCGCGAGTGTGACGTATCAAGTAGACGAAAGTGTGCCGTCCATTTTGATTGAATCGCTTCTCGACAATAAGGACGAACGAATTCAAATAAATCGTTTTACTTTGCTACTCATGGGTTCTTGTGGTGTCTCTTCTGTAGTAGACAGTTGTTTTTGCCTTCTCCGCAGGGACAGTTACACTATTCTATTTGCAGAGTGTATTTTTCGTCGCTTTTGACTTGCATAAGGTGTTTGCTACAAAGTGCGAATATCGATAAAAAAACAGGCAAGGAGTTGGAACCAATAAATGAGCCATGAGGTGGTGGGAAACATCTGACGTACTGTCGTACGGCAGCGCAAAAGCCACGTGCAGAATATGATGACTTGCGCAAGCCTTCCAAATATTGATGCGAGAATTAGGTGTAAGCTGATCGCCGGTGAACGTATGCACTTAACATGGGAAACACAACACTGCGCAGGATTTTAACGGACGCTCTGAGAAAACCTGGAGTCATAGTTTATTGCCAAGCCACTTACACTTTTTTTTGCAATTGTGTTCGTAAAACAGATGGGGCTACACCAATGTAATATTCTTTACGAAGTGTGCCATACTTCGTTCGTAATAGGGTAACATAGCAATCAAGTTGGATCGGTCTTTATTTCGCTTAAAAGCTGTGGCGATTCCTGGAGCAGTTTGCTCCGCTCCAAAGCGGCAGCATCAAATGCACCCCATCTTATGATGTGCAAAGGAAGTTTCAGAAAGTTTTAGTCAATAATTTCTGCGTTAAAATTGCGTTGACGCACGAAATATACTGATGACATACGGCTAGCACACAGGCATAAAAAATCTATTCGGTAGTCTAAATGTTCAAATTTGAAACTCCTTTGACTGATGCAAGTTTACAAGGCGAAAAGTAGTGAACTTAGTACTGCATGCGCAGAGGGGTGCAAGCAAGCTCTGTGCTTGCTTGATTTGTGCCTTGCTGTGCTATATAGATGCAGCTCACCCTTCCGATAGCCCCGAAGCATCAGAAACATCCATTATAGCAACGTCCTAATCTTCTTAACAGTGAAATGTTTTCGAATGTTTGTTTAATACGTCACTTGAACTTCCTGTCAAATCCGCCAATTTCGGCGGAGCAAGAACTGTTGCTCCACGGAGCAATCCGTGATCTGTGGTTGCTCTCAGTTTGCCATTGGAGCACACGATTCACGCTCCGAATCCGCCATTGGGATGTGATTGCTCCGCtcagagcagaaaaacttgatcGGGATCTCCCACTAGAATTCAACGTTAGTGTAGATTCATGCATGTAGAAAGAGTGTCAAAAATGCGGCGCCCGAATGCAACCCACGGACGTATTGCCGACGACCCGCTGCTTCTCCAAAAATAATATATTTTTGACATTTCCAAGTAGTGCTCGAATTACTTACGCGCCTATGGCGATCAACAACGAGCAGTTCGGGTGCACTACAAAGACGAGACTCATCTCAAGCAATTTTTCACTGAGACAGTCCATGCGGTCACTATACATTGAAAGGTAACCGTGTAACAACGTCTAGTATATTTTGGAATCTGAGTTCCAGGTCTGTCACTAGGTATATGCGTATCGGTATGTTTCTCCAATCCTGACGCCAAGTCCACTTCAGAAGTGATCCAATTATGAGATATGACAAATGCGTTCTTTTACGTTGTAGTGTTAGGTATCATTTTGTGTCAACCCCATCTTATCCGACCCGCCCCTAGGTTTTATTTTGTTTGAACCCATTCTTAACTGTCCCGGCCCTTGCTGGATGAATTAATTTCGTGACTTCACGCCGCTAGCTGGGGTGAGTTTCGGACGTCTGGCCTGTCTCTTTTTTCACTGGcaatatttttgttgttttttgtattttcacaAACATCTCAGCATCACGTTTTTTTAACGGACTTAACACCGGAAAGCCACCGGACATATGTGAGAGACGTGATAAGAGATGTATGTGGATAATTTTCACTAATGCCCTGAATACGCTATAGCATACACGGTAACAGGAATTTCGATCACTCATGAGTATTCAGTGCTACGAAGCAATTATTTAACTTTTACAAAATAATATACCACAGTAACAAAAGGGATAGGGCATTATATGTAAATTTAATCTCTATGTTGTGAACTTAGCGCAGCAGAAAGAATATGACCAGTAAAAAAGACGCCTCCTGTTTTAAGCGTGCGAAGACGAACAGACCATCCTTATCCTGGCTTAACGAGGCACATAGCTTAAAAGAACTTCAGCCTCGTCACAGCATCGCTAGTAGTAACGAGAATGTCCAGCCCATGATAGAATAAACCGCAACAGCTTTGGAGTCATCTTGCGAGCCTTTCAAAAGGGGTTTCAAAAATTTTAGAATGATGTGAAAACTATAGGCGTGCAGTCTCGCCCGTTCCGCCCAAAATAGAATTGATTCCCCCGTTTTATACGGTTTTGATAGGCAGATGCAATGGACGGCAATATGCTGTATGAGTCATCTGGATTACACTGCACATGCAATGATCCTGAACATCGATAGATTTTCTGTGCGTGATGTTTAACTAAGGCCATTTGTTCACGTATGATAAAGAGAATTCGGGAGGTGTTAACAACAAGGAGTGAGGTGCTGTTCGTGGGGCTGACTGGTGTTCATTGGGAAGAATCATTGTAAGCATAACTTTATTGCGGGGAAGTATAACTTGGAGCAGAAGAAAGGTCACGTAGCGGGCGACAATAAGCGGCAGGACCAATGTCTTCAAATGACAAGCTAGTAAGGCTGCGCACAACACGGATCTATACATTATCTTCCAACGTACTTGGGCAGGGCAATCGTCTTGCTTCCATGAAGCCCGTTTCTTTGGGGGCAATCTGAAAAAGGATGGGCTATATTCGTAGTATTCTCGTATCAAGACTGTCAACAGACATATTGAGACCAACGTTGCACGTCCGAAACTCAGCTGCTTTGGCTGAACATTTGTGAACATGAGAGCCAAGTTGGCCCGTGAGTTACTCAAAGCTCATGTCATAGAAACAAACATGGGTGAAATTATCCGCAGCCCTTTTGAACAACGTCTTTGATATATGCGATATTACTTCGCGGTCTTCATTCCTACAGACCAAAATAAGAGTGACCAATACTCAAAAATGCATTCCGTTAACAAGGGTTGTGGCAATAAACGGAGGAACCACTTGCACAGTTCGCGAAAAACTGCACAAACATGCAGTAAGCGAAGTGCGCTTTTTAACATCGCCGTTTAGGTGCCCTCAATCGCTACAGACATGCTGATAGGTAGGTGTGCTTCACATCAAAGCAAGTACGGCACGCCAGCTTGTCACAAGGGCTCAAGCAATGCCTGTGCGCTTGCGCAAATTagcttcgatgcgcggccgcacCGTGTA
This region includes:
- the LOC142768896 gene encoding uncharacterized protein LOC142768896 is translated as MGNAQGKREQRSGGVSREDDSEIQESNKAATVPVRDEAQSVRLPSAEDDEPGGVDKANHCEPLGTTKPTISSPNTWETMPSPNIHTHGRSEDCQGTKISIIAGNSAELRHHRLNPTGEKTKVPNGILPCSDAAASGQEDSNAEKNANHIFMKERLQADCADEFQGKEASSTHTSESTELRSEAVLSDTNPSIEPTSVMEAETSSSTSRPSPNRNLRRSSGSPSSSPSSARQVPAKKLQKVWGASMLELLTSLAADDVALGADAFRAPEKLDQSPPPTSHYQDNSEDSWRTRCQRILCPPDCAYCQSAITEAIEVLEEDQDASNTPEASPFRPADHSAFRNFNFPSSGEEDAQRQLASKAALVSLAPARMLKPQVLDTCTWKVPLCKRERRRASMTSTSTSPEQTLPPRVILPPCSQVGASSSSASANELQTSNFSEPGASFQVPNAVRQLLQQLGMPSQTAVALLDECPIHMDRGGIPLTPASSRVVRSVLEDPAGTRLLFSNVLQFLAQQAASGRSLLSAERSEEELTNLFKRCSEVREGYQRQLRLLALPCSSEESEHVEPRTLWSPQQVDDVKKEIHSFLQQVQQFSEQAQLFYQQAFIFVTDFKAFQLRVEHLKQAIENVAKTVPQSETLNETQAPRDTQGYRS